ATCCATCTTGATTGCCAATCTTGGCAGGAGAGACTGGGTAATTGTTGTTTTAATCCTTAGACATTGAATAAAAGTGGCTTTGACGATGTTATTATGATGTTGTTAGTTGACTCATAAATTGAAAATTTACGAACTGATCGATCCACAAGTTGAAAAAATTTAACGATTCAATTAATTATGCTTGAACCCTGTATTTTAATTGATTCTGGCTACGAACTCTTTATCTTGTGCGGTGCAATATAAAGAATCTGTCAGTTATTTTTGCGATACACTTCAAGCTACTGGATTATTTATTTAGCAAAGAGAAAACTGCATGAGTACAGGTACTGTAAAGTTCTTTAATGACGAGAAAGGCTTTGGTTTTATACTTCAAGATGACGGAGGCAAAGATCTTTTTGTTCATGCCACCGAAATTCAAGGCGATCGCAATACTACTCTCAATGAGGGACAGAAAGTGGAATATGAAGTTGGACAAGGCAAGAAAGGACCTTGTGCGGTAAACGTTATTCCAAATTGATCTTATTTGCCAAGAGTGATATTTCGAGTCTGTTTGATAGAAACTAACATCAAACAGGCTTGACTATTTAGAGCGACTGCTTAGAAAAGCGATCGCTCTCCTAATG
This DNA window, taken from Pleurocapsa sp. FMAR1, encodes the following:
- a CDS encoding cold-shock protein, whose amino-acid sequence is MSTGTVKFFNDEKGFGFILQDDGGKDLFVHATEIQGDRNTTLNEGQKVEYEVGQGKKGPCAVNVIPN